CATCGGCTTCCGGCCGGCACGCCAGGAGGTTCATCGGTGGGTCGCCAAATAGCCGCGCCACCGCGACATGGCTCGGCTGGTCATAGACCAGCTCCGGCGGCGCGCATTGCGCGATCACACCGCCGAGCAGCACCGCCACCCGGTCGCCAAGCGCCATCGCCTCGCGGTAATCCTGGGTGACATAGATCGTCGCCGCCGCGCGCTGGCGCAAAAGCCGCGGCAGTTCGAGGCGCATCTCATAGCGCAGCTTGGCATCGACATTGCGCAGCGGGTCGTCGAGCAGCAATCCGCGCGGCTCGCCGACGAGGGCGCGGGCGAGCGCGGTGCGCTGCTTCTGGCCATTGGAAAGGGCCCGCGGCGGATGGCTGAGCACGTGGTCGATGCGCAGAAGCTCGGCGACGGCGCGGACGCGGCGCGCGATTTCGGCCGGCGCGAGCCCGCGCGCGTGAAGCGGGCTCGCGATGTTCTCATAGGCCGTCATATGCGGATAAAGCGCGAAATTCTGGAACGCCATGCCGAGACTGCGCGCCTCCGGGCCGAGACCTGAGACGTCGCGCCCGTCGATCCGGATGATCCCCCTCGCCCCTGGCTCCAATCCGGCGATGGCGCGGAGCAACACGGTTTTGCCGGCGCCGGACGGGCCGAACAGCACCAGCGTCTCGCCGGGCGCGACCGCGAGATCAACCCCGCGCAAGACGTCGTTGCGACCAAACCGCGCCGCGACCCCGCTGATCGCAAGACCGCTCATCCCTTGACCGCCCCGAGCGAAAGCCCCTCAACCAGCCAGCGCTGGGCATAGAGCGCGAGCGCCAGGGTGGGCAGGATGGAGAGAACGATCGCCGCCGCGATCTGGCCATATTGGATGCCAGAGGCGGTGACGAAGGCGAGCGCGCCGACCGTCACCGGCTGCTTGTCGGCAGACGCGAGGATCAGCGCGAAGACGAAATTGTTCCAAGCAAAAATGAAAGCGAGCAAACCCGCCGCCGCGATCCCGGGCCCGGCGAGCGGGATCGCGATCCGGGTGAAAGCCCGCCACCAGGAATGGCCGTCGACGCGATAGGCATATTCGATATCCGGGCTCGCATCCTCGAAATAGCCGCGCACGATCCAGAGAATGAGCGGCAGGCAAATCAGCTGATAAACCCAGATCAGCCCGAGATAGGTGTCGTTGAGGCCGAGATCCTGAAAATAGAGTGCCAACGGCAGCAGCACCAGAAGCGGCGGCGCGAAGCGGAACGAGAGCATGGTGAAGGCGATATCTTCGCCGAGACGAAAGCGGAAACGCGCAAACGCATAAGCCGCCGGCACGCCGAGCAACAAGGCAAGCAGCACCGAGACGCTGGAGAGCAGAACCGAGTTCCAGAGATTATGGAGGAACGTGATATCGAGCAGCCCGGCGGCGGTTTGCAGATGCCCCGAAATCAGCGCTGCGTA
This portion of the Acidibrevibacterium fodinaquatile genome encodes:
- a CDS encoding ABC transporter ATP-binding protein, which produces MSGLAISGVAARFGRNDVLRGVDLAVAPGETLVLFGPSGAGKTVLLRAIAGLEPGARGIIRIDGRDVSGLGPEARSLGMAFQNFALYPHMTAYENIASPLHARGLAPAEIARRVRAVAELLRIDHVLSHPPRALSNGQKQRTALARALVGEPRGLLLDDPLRNVDAKLRYEMRLELPRLLRQRAAATIYVTQDYREAMALGDRVAVLLGGVIAQCAPPELVYDQPSHVAVARLFGDPPMNLLACRPEADAGGLRVDIAGLRLVLDAAPAAAGKPCLLGLRPESLTLAREGTGATAEVVAVTPLHERMVVLLRAAGDEEIVASVAGGVVPAPGESVVFSADAAMASLFDAGSGERIPRRRAVAEKAA
- a CDS encoding carbohydrate ABC transporter permease → MALSRILRAFAITLVLVFFLFPIVWILLMSFQTNEEILHLPPSLVFHPTLANYAALISGHLQTAAGLLDITFLHNLWNSVLLSSVSVLLALLLGVPAAYAFARFRFRLGEDIAFTMLSFRFAPPLLVLLPLALYFQDLGLNDTYLGLIWVYQLICLPLILWIVRGYFEDASPDIEYAYRVDGHSWWRAFTRIAIPLAGPGIAAAGLLAFIFAWNNFVFALILASADKQPVTVGALAFVTASGIQYGQIAAAIVLSILPTLALALYAQRWLVEGLSLGAVKG